TATCAGTAGCAGCAGTGAAGTCCAGGCTGCACCGGGCACGGCTGACGCTGCGGGGCATGCTTGCCGAATATTTCGAAAAAAAGAAGCAGAAAGGGATTTAAGGGAAAAGGGCTATGAAATGCAAAGAAATCCTTGAAAAACTTTCAGAATATCTTGACGGTGAGCTTGATCCGAAACTTTGCCAGGACTTGGAAACCCACATGGAAGACTGCCATCCGTGCCTGGTTTTTGTAAACACCCTGAAAAAAACCATTACGCTTTACCAATACGCCGGAAACGAGCCTTTGCCCAAAGAAGTGCACCTCCGTTTGCACGATTATTTGAAAAAGAAATGCCAGGGCTGATAGGGCCTTTTCCTTTATTTGATTCGACCTCTCTCCTGTATCCCCTTCCGCATCAATATAAATTGAAACCTGCTAATGTCGTGTCTCATTAATTCGTTTAATTACTCTGAATTCATTTGGTGAGCTTGAGATGAAGAAGAAAACATATCGGAACTGCGCATTCTGAGACATCGTCGAGGGAAAGGGTTCTGCCTACCGGATTCAGGAGTGTTTACAGAAGACGGATGATTTGTTACCCTCCTTTTAAGATTTATGATAAGATGCTCAAAAAATCAGCATGAATTGGTAAAATCGGGAAGAAGTTCCTTTGGAGAGGGTAATTTATGAGCCCACCAAAACAGAATCACGACAAAAGTAAAGCTCTCCAATTTCGCCATATCCATCTGGAAAATTGGCGTAACTTTGTCCGAACCGATGTTGATCTTCAGCGCCGTGTATTTCTTGTTGGACCGAATGCTTCAGGCAAGTCCAATTTTTTGGATGTATTTCGCTTCCTGCATGATATCGTCTCTGTCGGGGGCGGTTTTCAGCAAGCGGTCATTAATCGGGGAGGGGTTTCCGACATAAGATCTCTGGCAGCACGGCGTTACTCAGATATTGTAGTGATGGTCCGCATGGGGAGCGGAGAAAGTGATTCAATTTGGGAATACGAGCTTCATTTTACGCAAGACAACCGAAGGCGGTCGACAATAAAAAGGGAGAGGGTATTCAAAGGAGGTAAGAATATCCTCCTTCGCCCTGACGAAGATGACCAAAAAGACCGAGAGCGGTTAACGCAGACCTATCTTGAACAGGTGAATGTTAACCGGGAGTTTCGAGACGTAGCGGATTTTTTCGCTTCCGTTAGGTATTTGCATATTGTTCCCCAGCTTGTCCGCGAACCTGACCGCTCCGTAGGCAAAAGAAAAGATCCTTATGGCGGCGACTTCCTGGAACAGATCGCCAGTACTCCGGAAAAAACGCGTATTGCATGGTTGAGGCGTATAGAGGGCGCT
This portion of the Deltaproteobacteria bacterium genome encodes:
- a CDS encoding zf-HC2 domain-containing protein translates to MKCKEILEKLSEYLDGELDPKLCQDLETHMEDCHPCLVFVNTLKKTITLYQYAGNEPLPKEVHLRLHDYLKKKCQG